A window of the Streptomyces sp. JB150 genome harbors these coding sequences:
- a CDS encoding TIGR04222 domain-containing membrane protein, giving the protein MFWVPLLLLAWSAAGAACASLCLAAVRTAGADTDPAHELTLYEAAFLSGGPVRVADLALLSMARQRRLLLAHTGWATVVDPHGRDDIERSVIGAIGPRGQSPIAPVRAAAATTDAVRGLADRLVRAGLAVPAGARTTVAAGVRQVRAAATAVVVLGVTALLLPGEPGLERYLIACWFALPLVLSLGCLALARIEAHPCSRWASPAGQRLLAALPRHRGDHTDDRAYLTAVAVHGVRAVGEPELRAAFDRRH; this is encoded by the coding sequence ATGTTCTGGGTCCCGCTCCTGCTCCTCGCCTGGTCCGCCGCCGGGGCGGCGTGCGCCTCCCTGTGCCTCGCCGCCGTACGCACGGCCGGGGCGGACACGGACCCGGCACACGAACTGACGCTCTACGAGGCCGCGTTCCTGTCCGGCGGCCCCGTGCGGGTCGCCGATCTCGCGCTGCTCTCGATGGCCCGTCAGCGCCGCCTGCTGCTCGCGCACACCGGCTGGGCGACCGTCGTCGACCCGCACGGGCGGGACGACATAGAGCGCTCGGTGATAGGAGCGATCGGCCCGCGGGGGCAGTCCCCCATAGCTCCGGTCCGGGCCGCCGCCGCGACCACCGACGCGGTGCGCGGGCTCGCCGACCGGCTGGTCCGCGCGGGTCTGGCCGTGCCGGCCGGGGCCCGGACGACGGTCGCGGCCGGTGTGCGGCAGGTGCGCGCCGCGGCCACAGCCGTGGTCGTGCTGGGCGTCACCGCGCTGCTGCTGCCCGGCGAACCGGGGCTGGAGCGGTACCTGATCGCCTGCTGGTTCGCGCTGCCCCTCGTCCTCTCCCTGGGCTGCCTGGCCCTCGCGCGCATCGAGGCGCACCCGTGCTCGCGGTGGGCCTCCCCGGCCGGGCAGCGGCTGCTGGCCGCGCTGCCCCGGCACCGCGGCGACCACACCGACGACCGCGCGTACCTCACCGCGGTCGCCGTCCACGGCGTCCGCGCGGTCGGCGAACCGGAACTGCGGGCGGCGTTCGA